In one Bacillus sp. Marseille-P3661 genomic region, the following are encoded:
- the yfmH gene encoding EF-P 5-aminopentanol modification-associated protein YfmH, whose product MEKIKFDQLNEELFHEKMPNGLDVYLLPKHGFNKTYATFTTKYGSIDNRFVPLNHNEELHVPDGIAHFLEHKLFEKEDGDVFQQFSKQGASANAFTSFTRTAYLFSSTSNVSQNLETLIDFVQSPYFTEQTVEKEKGIIGQEITMYDDNPDWRAYFGLIENMYHHHPVKIDIAGTIESIAMITKDLLYTCYETFYHPSNMLLFVVGPIDHEEVMEQVRQNQAKKQFEPQKEIQRFFDDEPIEVAREKHVISMPVQTSKCLVGVKAKNTNRQGTELLKQELTVNVLLDILFGKGSKHYEGLYNQGLIDDTFSFDYTEEQGFGFAMVGGDTGQPDELAVRLKEIMLNFKADELQEGYLSRIKKKKIGSFLRALNSPEYIANQFTRYQFNQMNLFDIVSTLEQIEYSDLEKVANDLFDERCFTVFQVVPK is encoded by the coding sequence ATGGAAAAAATTAAATTTGACCAGTTAAATGAAGAATTGTTTCATGAAAAAATGCCAAACGGTTTAGATGTATACTTATTACCTAAGCATGGTTTTAACAAAACATATGCTACTTTTACAACAAAGTATGGTAGCATTGACAATCGATTTGTACCTTTAAATCATAATGAAGAGTTACATGTTCCTGATGGAATTGCCCATTTCTTAGAGCATAAATTATTTGAAAAAGAAGATGGCGATGTTTTTCAACAGTTTAGTAAACAAGGTGCCTCAGCAAATGCATTTACTTCGTTTACAAGAACAGCTTATTTGTTTTCAAGTACTTCCAATGTAAGCCAGAATTTAGAAACGCTTATCGATTTTGTTCAAAGTCCATATTTTACAGAACAAACAGTTGAGAAGGAAAAAGGAATCATTGGACAAGAGATTACTATGTATGATGATAATCCTGATTGGAGAGCTTATTTTGGCTTAATAGAAAATATGTACCATCACCATCCCGTAAAGATTGATATAGCGGGTACAATTGAGTCAATTGCTATGATAACAAAGGATTTGCTATATACATGTTATGAAACATTTTATCATCCAAGTAATATGTTGTTATTTGTTGTTGGGCCAATTGACCATGAAGAAGTAATGGAACAAGTTCGCCAAAACCAAGCAAAAAAACAATTTGAACCCCAAAAGGAAATTCAGCGTTTCTTTGATGACGAGCCGATCGAGGTAGCTAGAGAAAAACACGTTATTTCTATGCCTGTTCAAACCTCTAAATGTTTAGTAGGAGTTAAAGCTAAGAATACCAATCGTCAAGGTACAGAACTTTTAAAACAAGAGTTAACAGTAAATGTATTGTTAGATATATTGTTTGGTAAAGGGTCGAAACATTATGAGGGGCTGTATAATCAAGGTTTAATTGATGATACTTTCTCATTCGATTATACCGAAGAGCAAGGTTTTGGTTTTGCCATGGTAGGTGGAGACACTGGTCAACCAGATGAACTTGCAGTTCGGCTAAAAGAAATCATGTTAAACTTTAAAGCTGATGAACTGCAGGAAGGCTACTTATCGAGAATAAAAAAGAAGAAAATTGGTTCTTTTTTAAGGGCGCTTAATTCTCCAGAATATATTGCAAATCAATTTACTAGATATCAGTTTAATCAAATGAATTTATTTGATATAGTTTCTACTCTTGAACAAATTGAATATAGTGACTTGGAAAAGGTTGCAAATGACCTTTTTGATGAACGTTGCTTTACAGTATTTCAAGTCGTCCCTAAATAG
- the yfmF gene encoding EF-P 5-aminopentanol modification-associated protein YfmF, producing the protein MNLMKEESVKVSGITLHGIETLKYKTNSIVIKLKAPLQAETVTTRALLPYVLQSGTVKSPSTLQLTTRLDDLYGATLHADVSKKGEYHIISIRMDIANEKYLSDPTPLLKNGIELLAEILLSPAVENGIFLEEIVQKEKRSLLQRIQSVYDDKMRYANMRLVEEMCKEEPYRLNAHGTKEDIEKITAQSLYQYYQEALLNDEIDIYIVGDIQIEEVKSIVENTFNFPETRSTTFVKSNVAQKQVTEVNEVFEEQDIKQGKLHIGYRTNTTYQSDDYFALQVFNGIFGGFSHSKLFLNVRERESLAYYAASRFESHKGLLMVMSGIEFSNYQKCVDIIKEQMNQMKQGNYTEDEISQTKAVLKNQILETIDTAHGLIEVLYHNVVAGIQRAPETWLEGIDDVTKDEIQAVAQKVELDTIYFLKGLEGA; encoded by the coding sequence ATGAATCTTATGAAGGAAGAGAGTGTGAAGGTTTCCGGAATCACTCTTCATGGGATCGAAACATTAAAATATAAAACCAATTCCATCGTCATAAAGTTAAAAGCACCACTTCAGGCAGAAACTGTAACAACAAGAGCCTTACTCCCATATGTTTTACAAAGTGGTACGGTAAAGTCTCCATCTACCTTGCAGCTGACTACGCGCTTGGATGATCTTTATGGAGCGACCTTACATGCAGATGTGTCCAAGAAGGGCGAGTATCATATTATTTCAATAAGAATGGACATTGCTAATGAAAAATATTTGTCAGACCCCACTCCACTTTTAAAAAATGGAATTGAACTTTTAGCTGAGATTTTATTGTCCCCAGCAGTGGAAAATGGGATATTTTTAGAAGAAATCGTTCAAAAGGAGAAAAGATCTTTACTTCAACGAATTCAATCGGTATATGACGATAAAATGCGGTATGCAAATATGCGACTTGTTGAAGAAATGTGTAAGGAAGAGCCATACAGGTTAAATGCTCATGGTACAAAGGAAGATATTGAAAAGATAACAGCGCAATCTTTATATCAATATTATCAAGAAGCTTTATTAAATGATGAAATTGATATCTATATTGTTGGAGATATTCAGATTGAAGAAGTTAAAAGTATAGTAGAAAATACATTTAATTTCCCAGAAACACGTTCAACTACATTTGTTAAAAGTAATGTTGCACAAAAACAAGTAACCGAAGTAAATGAGGTATTTGAGGAACAAGATATCAAACAAGGAAAATTACACATCGGATATCGTACTAATACAACATATCAAAGTGACGATTATTTTGCTCTACAAGTTTTCAACGGGATTTTTGGCGGCTTTTCCCACTCAAAGCTATTTTTAAATGTACGTGAACGAGAAAGTTTAGCCTATTATGCCGCCTCAAGATTTGAAAGTCATAAAGGCTTGTTAATGGTAATGAGCGGAATAGAATTTAGCAACTATCAAAAATGCGTTGATATTATCAAAGAGCAGATGAATCAAATGAAACAAGGAAATTATACAGAGGATGAAATCAGTCAAACCAAAGCAGTGTTGAAAAATCAGATCTTAGAAACGATTGATACTGCACACGGGTTAATAGAAGTTTTGTATCATAATGTTGTTGCTGGAATCCAACGTGCTCCGGAAACATGGCTCGAAGGTATTGATGATGTAACTAAAGACGAAATTCAAGCGGTAGCACAAAAGGTTGAGCTTGATACAATTTACTTCCTGAAAGGTCTGGAGGGAGCTTAA
- a CDS encoding ABC transporter permease, with product MGVLDILSIVIPSALFFSAPLIFTALGGVFCERSGVVNIGLEGLMVVGAFTGIVFNLTFSETFGALTPWIAIVVAMVLGGIFSFLHAIASITFRADQVVSGVAINFLALGGALFLVKKIYGKGQTDQISSEATFPKIDVPILSDIPIIGPLFFSNSYVPSYLAILFAIVAWYIIYKTPFGLQLRSVGEHPMAADTMGINVSRMRYIAVIISGALAGIGGSVYAIIISRDFSHATISGQGFMALAAMIFGKWHPIGALGAALFFGLAQSLSFTGQMIPGIRELPTVYLLIAPYVLTVLALTGFIGRAEAPKASGTPYIKGNR from the coding sequence ATGGGTGTTTTAGATATATTATCCATTGTTATTCCATCTGCTTTATTTTTTTCAGCTCCATTGATATTTACAGCATTAGGCGGAGTCTTTTGTGAACGTTCCGGTGTTGTAAATATTGGTTTAGAGGGATTAATGGTTGTTGGTGCTTTTACAGGGATCGTATTTAATTTGACTTTTTCTGAAACGTTTGGAGCATTAACACCTTGGATTGCGATCGTTGTTGCAATGGTGCTTGGAGGCATTTTTTCTTTTCTGCATGCAATAGCATCTATTACCTTTAGGGCTGACCAGGTTGTTAGTGGTGTGGCCATTAACTTCTTAGCTTTAGGTGGAGCGTTATTTTTAGTGAAAAAAATATATGGCAAAGGACAAACAGATCAAATATCATCCGAAGCGACTTTTCCTAAAATAGATGTTCCAATTTTAAGTGATATCCCTATTATTGGGCCCTTATTTTTTAGCAATAGCTATGTGCCATCCTATTTAGCTATTTTATTCGCTATTGTAGCTTGGTATATCATTTATAAAACACCATTTGGCTTACAGTTAAGATCCGTTGGCGAACATCCTATGGCTGCGGATACGATGGGAATAAATGTATCTAGAATGCGATATATAGCTGTTATTATTAGTGGGGCATTAGCAGGTATTGGTGGATCTGTTTATGCGATTATTATCTCGCGCGATTTTAGTCATGCTACAATCAGTGGACAAGGTTTTATGGCACTAGCAGCGATGATATTTGGAAAATGGCATCCAATAGGTGCATTAGGTGCGGCGTTATTCTTTGGGCTAGCTCAAAGTTTAAGCTTTACTGGTCAAATGATTCCAGGCATTCGTGAATTGCCAACCGTTTATCTATTAATCGCCCCCTATGTCCTCACGGTATTAGCATTAACAGGTTTTATTGGTAGAGCAGAGGCGCCTAAGGCGTCAGGTACACCATATATAAAAGGCAATCGATAA
- a CDS encoding ABC transporter permease translates to MNINRITDALVPLLSVLLGIIAGAIIMVISGYNPLVGYSALLSGAFGDAYYIGETIRQMTPYIFSGLAVAFAYRTGLFNIGVEGQLIIGWLVAVWVGVAFEAPKFIHLPLAVGSAAIAGAIWGAIPGYLKARFQVHEVIVTIMMNYIALHVANAVVRSILSDQGYKSEKVFETASLRSPFFQNITDYSTMHYGIFLAIIGAIIMWFILEKTTRGYELRAVGFNQHASKYAGMNVSKNIILSMVISGAFAGLGGAMEGLGTFENVSVKAGFTGIGFDGIAVALLGGNGALGVVFAAILFGALKVGALEMPSAAGVPTELVDIVIALIIFFVASSYIIRWFLVRFKKEAN, encoded by the coding sequence GTGAATATCAATCGGATCACAGATGCATTAGTTCCCTTACTTTCTGTATTACTTGGTATCATCGCAGGTGCGATCATCATGGTTATTAGTGGCTATAATCCACTAGTAGGATATAGTGCTTTACTTTCAGGTGCTTTCGGTGATGCTTATTATATCGGGGAAACAATCCGGCAAATGACGCCGTATATTTTTTCAGGCCTTGCAGTTGCATTTGCTTACCGGACAGGTCTTTTTAATATTGGCGTTGAAGGTCAATTGATTATAGGCTGGTTAGTAGCTGTTTGGGTGGGTGTTGCCTTTGAAGCTCCCAAATTTATTCATTTACCGTTAGCTGTTGGTTCAGCTGCTATAGCTGGAGCAATCTGGGGGGCAATACCAGGTTACTTAAAGGCGCGTTTTCAAGTTCATGAAGTTATTGTTACGATCATGATGAACTATATTGCACTACATGTTGCCAATGCTGTAGTTCGCTCTATTTTATCAGATCAAGGCTATAAATCAGAAAAAGTTTTTGAAACTGCATCTCTGCGCTCCCCATTTTTTCAAAACATTACAGATTATTCAACCATGCACTACGGTATTTTTTTAGCTATCATTGGAGCTATCATAATGTGGTTTATATTAGAAAAAACTACCAGGGGTTATGAATTACGAGCAGTGGGATTTAACCAGCATGCTTCAAAATATGCAGGTATGAATGTAAGTAAAAATATCATCTTATCAATGGTAATTTCAGGTGCTTTCGCAGGTTTAGGCGGTGCAATGGAAGGGCTTGGTACATTTGAAAATGTATCTGTTAAAGCAGGATTTACGGGGATTGGTTTTGATGGAATAGCTGTTGCGTTGCTTGGTGGAAATGGAGCTCTTGGTGTTGTATTTGCAGCCATTTTGTTTGGGGCCTTAAAGGTTGGTGCCCTTGAAATGCCATCGGCGGCAGGAGTTCCAACAGAACTCGTTGATATAGTCATTGCGTTGATTATCTTTTTTGTAGCATCTAGCTATATTATACGTTGGTTTCTAGTTCGTTTTAAGAAGGAGGCTAACTGA